A genomic segment from Aspergillus puulaauensis MK2 DNA, chromosome 1, nearly complete sequence encodes:
- the MRT4 gene encoding ribosome assembly factor MRT4 (BUSCO:EOG09264W46;~COG:A;~EggNog:ENOG410PFZ8;~InterPro:IPR033867,IPR001790,IPR043141,IPR043164, IPR040637;~PFAM:PF00466,PF17777;~go_process: GO:0000027 - ribosomal large subunit assembly [Evidence IEA];~go_process: GO:0042254 - ribosome biogenesis [Evidence IEA]), which translates to MPRSKRSKIVHESKTAKKSHKEQTRRLYANIRESVEKYDHLFVFSVDNMRNTYLKDVRTEFGDSRLFFGKTKVMAVALGQNPETEAAENLHLLTPYLTGAVGLLFTSRDPTSVTDYFESFRPMDFARAGTEATRSFSIPAGLVYSRAGEIPASEDEPISHTIEPELRKLGIPTRLIKGKVMLELTGGQDDFPVCKEGDVLDSRQTTLLKMFGVESSEFKVDLKAHWTRETSKVDILAKDEGGMDVE; encoded by the exons ATGCCTCGTTCCAAGCGTTCCAAAATCGTCCACGAGTCCAAGACCGCCAAAAAGTCCCACAAGGAACAGACCAGACGCCTGTACGCTAATATTCGCGAATCCGTCGAGAAATATGATCACCTTTTCGTTTTCTCCGTCGACAATATGCGAAACACATATCTGAAGGATGTGCGCACGGAATTCGGTGACAGTCG CCTATTTTTCGGCAAGACGAAGGTCATGGCCGTCGCCCTCGGCCAGAACCCTGAAACTGAAGCCGCTGaaaacctccacctcctcacTCCCTACCTGACTGGCGCAGTCGGCCTCCTTTTCACCTCTCGAGACCCCACTTCCGTTACCGACTATTTCGAGTCTTTCCGCCCTATGGACTTCGCCCGTGCCGGAACAGAAGCCACCCGATCTTTCTCCATCCCTGCTGGTCTCGTCTACTCCCGTGCTGGCGAGATCCCTGCTTCAGAAGACGAGCCCATCAGCCATACGATTGAGCCTGAGCTGCGCAAACTGGGTATTCCTACCCGTCTTATCAAGGGCAAGGTTATGCTTGAGTTGACGGGTGGACAAGATGATTTCCCTGTTTGCAAGGAGGGAGATGTTCTGGATTCCCGACAAACGACACTGTTGAAGATGTTTGGCGTTGAGTCGTCGGAATTCAAGGTTGACTTGAAGGCCCACTGGACCCGGGAAACCAGCAAAGTTGACATCCTGGCGAAGGACGAGGGTGGTATGGATGTGGAGTAA